In Estrella lausannensis, one DNA window encodes the following:
- a CDS encoding rhodanese-like domain-containing protein, which produces MESFSTVGPESLHPVDFKNEIILDVRTRVEHDEKHIGFEHVLVPVDELNPSDFMKRHGLAHDAAVYILCRSGKRASQAAQAFVASGYSNVKVIEGGIIACEEFGHPIKGYGNKISSYKRPISLERQVRIAAGLLTLTGSALGLLINPLFTLIPLFVGGGLVFAGLTDSCGMGLLLAKAPWNRKEKQTEGPSCCSFPVKSTCHAPEGAPLKGDSCQISNRRK; this is translated from the coding sequence ATGGAAAGTTTTTCAACCGTCGGCCCCGAAAGCCTCCATCCCGTAGACTTCAAAAACGAAATCATCCTGGACGTACGCACCCGAGTGGAGCATGATGAAAAGCACATAGGCTTCGAGCACGTGCTCGTCCCGGTAGACGAATTAAACCCAAGTGATTTCATGAAAAGACACGGACTTGCCCACGATGCCGCTGTCTACATTCTCTGCCGCAGCGGCAAACGCGCCAGCCAAGCGGCACAGGCGTTTGTTGCCTCCGGATACAGCAATGTGAAGGTCATTGAGGGTGGGATTATCGCCTGCGAAGAATTTGGGCATCCCATCAAAGGCTACGGAAACAAAATTTCCTCCTATAAGCGCCCGATATCTCTGGAGCGCCAAGTGCGCATTGCAGCGGGTCTACTCACCCTGACGGGTTCCGCTCTGGGGTTGCTGATTAACCCGCTCTTTACCCTCATCCCTCTTTTTGTCGGAGGCGGACTGGTTTTTGCAGGATTGACAGATAGTTGCGGCATGGGTCTGCTCCTTGCCAAAGCGCCCTGGAACAGGAAAGAAAAGCAAACAGAGGGGCCTTCTTGCTGTTCTTTTCCGGTGAAAAGCACCTGTCATGCCCCGGAGGGAGCCCCCTTAAAAGGAGATAGCTGCCAAATTTCAAACAGACGAAAATAG
- a CDS encoding ArsR/SmtB family transcription factor — protein MESKKEKLDGLLKQLAHPVRLSILCNLARKGEMSVSEIVEAEGGAASQSQVSQFLGRMRSEGLVKTHKEGQTVNYSIDSPKAKKVVEALYAIYCGTN, from the coding sequence ATGGAGAGCAAAAAAGAGAAGCTGGACGGGCTGCTCAAGCAGCTTGCGCACCCGGTCCGGTTATCAATTTTGTGCAATTTAGCGCGGAAAGGCGAGATGAGCGTCTCGGAAATCGTCGAAGCAGAGGGTGGCGCAGCGAGTCAGTCGCAGGTGTCGCAGTTCCTTGGCAGGATGCGCAGTGAAGGTTTGGTTAAAACGCACAAGGAGGGGCAAACGGTCAATTATAGTATTGATTCGCCTAAAGCTAAAAAGGTGGTGGAAGCTCTGTACGCGATATACTGCGGAACGAATTGA
- a CDS encoding sulfite exporter TauE/SafE family protein has protein sequence MGFDLSLVGYGALIGLSLGLTGSGGSILAIPLLVYGAKMPVQQALVISLLVVACIAAFGAIRQTLDQKVNWVAAFQFSLAGMIVSPITVGLTSEVNETFRVGLFALLMLVAAWSMLRPASFLTTKPPGKRTRLSTLLLINIGGAISGIMAGFFGVGGGFIIVPFLNLIFAMPYATAVGTSLASIAMISLTSLAGHLIESATLDIGALIPFILGGALGLLIGTSVINRLPDQITRVLFASVTASLAIFMLIDIFL, from the coding sequence ATGGGCTTTGATCTATCGCTAGTCGGGTATGGCGCTTTAATCGGCCTCTCACTTGGACTGACGGGGAGCGGCGGGTCTATTTTGGCCATCCCGCTCCTCGTTTATGGCGCCAAAATGCCCGTGCAGCAAGCGCTTGTCATTTCCTTGTTAGTCGTTGCCTGCATAGCGGCCTTCGGAGCGATTAGACAGACCCTGGATCAAAAGGTAAACTGGGTCGCGGCGTTTCAGTTTTCTCTGGCAGGTATGATCGTGTCGCCGATAACCGTGGGATTGACATCAGAGGTCAACGAAACTTTCCGAGTGGGATTGTTTGCCTTGCTCATGCTGGTAGCTGCCTGGTCAATGCTTCGGCCCGCTTCTTTTCTCACAACTAAACCTCCCGGTAAACGCACGAGGCTTTCAACTCTGCTGTTAATCAACATCGGCGGCGCCATTTCCGGCATTATGGCAGGTTTTTTTGGCGTCGGCGGCGGTTTTATTATCGTCCCCTTCTTAAACTTAATCTTCGCCATGCCCTACGCCACCGCGGTCGGTACATCCCTGGCCAGTATCGCAATGATCTCTCTGACCTCTTTGGCCGGGCATCTGATCGAAAGTGCAACGCTGGATATTGGAGCACTGATCCCATTTATTCTCGGTGGCGCCCTCGGCCTCCTAATCGGCACCTCTGTGATTAACAGGCTGCCGGATCAAATCACCCGGGTCCTATTTGCTTCAGTGACAGCCTCTCTCGCCATTTTCATGTTGATCGACATATTTTTGTAA